A single region of the Spirochaetales bacterium genome encodes:
- a CDS encoding alpha/beta fold hydrolase: MKNFALFVSLPCVLMLGEGCGAGPPGQKECGMLAREMVDHLVREHYDEVYRQCNLLLKNKVSKEAFIAGWEGFVRPYGTFRNVLNEESEVTGEFRSVYITCQFEAGAIDVKITFTPRKTITSLTVVPAYSALAYVPPDYVKTGFFEEKEVIVETAGWKLPGTLTVPRGKGPFPGLVLVHGSGPNDRDETVGPNKPFRDIAWGCASNGIAVLRYEKRTKHYGAILVKEEHTITVMEETIADAIRAAALLRGEEKIVSDRVFLLGHSLGGMLAPRIGSLDKEIAGFIIMAGPTRKLEDIILEQTAYLARLDGMISEDDKKKIGELETAAELIKSEGLAPDTPKEKLMGLQAAYWLDLRDYRPIDTAKRISRPLLILQGARDYQVTVEDFNAWKASLGGKENVGFRLYERLNHLFMSGEGKSTPQEYQTPGHVDRAVIDDICEWISRHKTGR, translated from the coding sequence ATGAAAAACTTCGCGTTGTTCGTCTCCCTTCCCTGTGTCCTCATGCTGGGGGAAGGATGCGGCGCGGGCCCTCCCGGTCAAAAGGAGTGCGGTATGCTCGCACGGGAAATGGTCGATCACCTTGTCCGAGAGCATTATGATGAAGTATACCGGCAATGTAATCTGCTTCTCAAAAACAAGGTCTCGAAAGAGGCGTTTATCGCCGGGTGGGAAGGATTCGTCCGGCCGTACGGAACGTTCAGGAACGTACTCAATGAAGAGAGCGAGGTAACGGGCGAGTTCAGGTCGGTGTATATCACCTGTCAATTCGAAGCCGGCGCGATCGACGTAAAAATCACGTTCACCCCGCGAAAAACAATCACCTCACTCACGGTCGTCCCCGCCTATTCGGCCCTTGCCTACGTCCCGCCGGACTACGTAAAGACCGGTTTTTTCGAGGAAAAGGAAGTGATCGTGGAAACGGCCGGGTGGAAATTGCCGGGAACGCTTACCGTACCCCGCGGCAAAGGACCGTTTCCCGGCCTCGTTCTGGTTCATGGTTCGGGACCGAACGACAGGGACGAGACGGTCGGTCCCAACAAACCTTTTCGCGACATCGCGTGGGGGTGCGCTTCGAACGGCATAGCCGTGTTGAGGTACGAGAAACGGACAAAGCATTACGGGGCGATTCTTGTAAAGGAAGAACACACCATCACCGTCATGGAAGAAACGATCGCGGACGCGATCCGGGCGGCCGCTTTGCTTCGCGGGGAGGAAAAAATAGTCAGCGATCGTGTTTTTCTTCTCGGTCACAGTCTCGGCGGAATGCTCGCCCCGCGGATCGGCTCTCTGGATAAGGAGATCGCCGGCTTCATCATCATGGCGGGCCCGACAAGGAAACTCGAAGATATCATTCTCGAACAGACCGCTTATCTGGCTCGGCTCGACGGGATGATCTCTGAAGACGATAAAAAGAAGATCGGCGAACTGGAGACGGCGGCAGAGCTTATAAAGAGTGAAGGGCTCGCCCCCGATACCCCGAAAGAAAAGCTTATGGGATTGCAGGCGGCCTATTGGCTCGATTTGCGTGATTATCGTCCGATCGATACGGCAAAGAGAATAAGCCGGCCATTGCTGATCCTGCAGGGGGCGCGCGATTACCAGGTAACGGTCGAAGATTTCAATGCGTGGAAAGCCTCGCTCGGCGGAAAGGAAAATGTCGGGTTCAGGTTGTACGAGCGGCTCAATCATCTTTTCATGAGCGGGGAAGGTAAAAGCACGCCGCAGGAATATCAGACGCCCGGCCACGTCGACCGCGCGGTCATCGACGATATATGCGAATGGATTTCACGGCACAAAACCGGCAGGTAA
- a CDS encoding PilZ domain-containing protein, whose translation MQERRRHKRINISLDVEYNMSREQASYGADSKNLSQSGICLITRSSLIPGQILDLKFTLPAGSGKIKVTGKVIWEDYISEKEYYINGIEFIEIERSDVELLSKFVDKATFIM comes from the coding sequence ATGCAAGAACGAAGAAGACACAAACGTATTAATATCTCATTGGATGTGGAGTACAATATGAGTCGGGAACAAGCCTCCTACGGAGCTGATTCCAAAAATCTCAGCCAAAGCGGTATCTGCCTGATAACGCGTTCGTCGCTGATCCCGGGCCAGATTCTGGATCTCAAATTCACGCTTCCTGCGGGTTCCGGAAAAATCAAGGTGACCGGGAAAGTCATCTGGGAAGATTATATCAGCGAAAAAGAATATTATATCAATGGTATCGAGTTTATCGAAATCGAACGATCGGATGTCGAACTGCTGAGCAAGTTCGTCGATAAAGCCACTTTTATTATGTAG
- a CDS encoding Ldh family oxidoreductase — protein sequence MDINDVKHVNIDVEVLRRFTFDVFCGLGVPEAEARVCTDVLITADLRGIDSHGIGRLSLYYDRIKAGIQKPVTDITIVKETETTATIDGGHGMGHFVAYKAMRLAIDKARMYGMGSSAVRNSTHFGIAGYYALMAVEAGMVGVSITNARPSIPPTFGVEPMYGTNPLTFGAPTDEPFPFLIDCATSISQRGKIELLDRAGKPTPEGWAIDAEGKPHTETKKLLKDLVDGTAALLPMGGAGEELGGHKGYGWAIMIEILSAALQDGAFLKGLSGYDDDGNRTPYRLGHFFAAINIENFLPLPRFKKTAGEILRRLRNSKKEPGQQRIYTAGEKEYETEVLRKRGGIPVNENLMKQLVRMKEGLGLSGYDGVLSA from the coding sequence ATGGATATAAACGATGTAAAACACGTCAATATCGATGTCGAGGTGCTGCGGCGGTTCACATTTGATGTCTTTTGCGGTCTTGGTGTTCCAGAGGCGGAAGCGCGGGTTTGTACCGATGTGCTTATAACCGCAGACCTTCGGGGTATCGATTCGCACGGTATCGGGAGGCTCTCCCTTTATTATGACCGTATAAAAGCAGGGATCCAGAAACCGGTCACGGACATCACGATCGTAAAGGAAACGGAAACAACGGCGACCATCGACGGCGGGCACGGCATGGGCCATTTCGTCGCATACAAGGCCATGAGGCTGGCGATCGACAAGGCCAGGATGTACGGTATGGGAAGCTCCGCGGTCCGTAACTCGACGCATTTCGGGATCGCGGGTTACTACGCGCTTATGGCGGTCGAGGCGGGGATGGTCGGGGTGAGTATCACCAACGCGCGTCCCTCGATTCCGCCCACATTCGGGGTCGAACCGATGTACGGCACCAATCCGCTGACATTCGGCGCTCCCACGGACGAACCCTTTCCCTTTCTCATCGATTGCGCGACCTCGATTTCACAACGCGGTAAAATCGAACTCCTCGACCGGGCGGGGAAACCCACCCCCGAAGGGTGGGCGATCGACGCGGAGGGAAAGCCCCATACGGAAACGAAAAAACTTCTCAAAGACCTTGTGGACGGGACCGCCGCCCTTCTGCCCATGGGGGGCGCGGGCGAGGAACTCGGCGGCCACAAGGGATACGGGTGGGCGATCATGATCGAGATCCTTTCCGCCGCGCTTCAGGACGGCGCCTTTCTGAAAGGTTTGAGCGGGTACGACGACGACGGGAACCGAACGCCGTACCGGCTGGGCCATTTTTTCGCCGCGATCAATATCGAGAATTTCCTGCCGCTTCCGCGCTTTAAAAAGACGGCGGGGGAGATCCTTCGCCGGCTCAGGAACTCGAAAAAGGAACCGGGACAACAAAGGATTTACACCGCGGGTGAAAAGGAATACGAGACGGAGGTCTTAAGGAAGCGCGGCGGCATCCCGGTGAACGAAAACCTGATGAAACAGCTTGTCAGGATGAAAGAAGGACTCGGCCTTTCGGGGTACGACGGGGTGTTGTCAGCATAG
- a CDS encoding histone deacetylase, with amino-acid sequence MRTGYVYDDIFLKHDLPGHPENPGRLRAIMEYLEERGLLSRMVKAAARPASEDELCTCHHPSLVRLVRELCSEGYGQIDEDTYVNQYSYEAASMAAGGMIDLTRSILAGDLSNGIVLARPPGHHATTYRSMGFCLFNTVAIGMKAALKDPSCKKAAVVDIDVHHGNGTQEIFYKNPAALYVSIHQYPHYPGTGALLERGEGEAEGTTVNIPFPPFAGDHAYTGAFTKIVLPVLDRFRPDFIFISVGFDAHRADRLSETGLGLRTYHWMCGSLAAAAKKLCSGRIVFCLEGGYNPGVLAAGTGNIVRSLIGESSFDDLSFDDTSFGEAEPECDVTAVLKSVEHLHNLC; translated from the coding sequence ATGCGGACGGGATACGTTTACGACGACATTTTCCTGAAACACGATCTTCCCGGCCATCCGGAAAACCCCGGGCGGCTTCGGGCGATCATGGAGTACCTCGAAGAACGCGGGCTTCTTTCCCGCATGGTGAAGGCAGCGGCAAGGCCTGCTTCCGAAGACGAACTCTGCACCTGCCACCACCCATCGCTCGTCCGGCTCGTCCGCGAACTGTGCAGCGAAGGATACGGCCAGATCGACGAGGATACCTACGTTAACCAATATTCGTATGAAGCAGCGTCCATGGCGGCGGGCGGAATGATCGACCTGACCCGTTCGATTCTCGCGGGCGACCTTTCGAACGGCATCGTCCTGGCCAGGCCGCCCGGCCATCACGCGACGACCTACCGGTCCATGGGCTTCTGCCTCTTCAACACGGTCGCCATCGGCATGAAAGCCGCCCTGAAAGATCCATCATGCAAAAAAGCGGCCGTCGTCGATATCGACGTCCATCACGGAAACGGAACGCAGGAGATTTTCTATAAGAATCCCGCCGCGCTGTACGTCTCGATACACCAGTACCCCCATTATCCGGGAACCGGGGCGCTGCTCGAACGGGGCGAGGGAGAGGCGGAAGGCACGACCGTCAACATTCCCTTTCCCCCATTCGCGGGCGACCACGCCTATACCGGCGCCTTTACGAAAATCGTTCTGCCGGTACTCGACCGTTTCCGGCCCGATTTTATTTTTATCTCCGTCGGCTTCGACGCCCACCGCGCCGACCGGCTCTCGGAGACGGGACTCGGGCTGCGCACCTATCACTGGATGTGCGGGTCGCTTGCAGCCGCCGCGAAAAAACTGTGCTCCGGCCGTATCGTCTTTTGTCTTGAAGGCGGGTACAACCCCGGCGTCCTCGCCGCCGGAACCGGCAACATCGTGCGGAGCCTCATCGGTGAATCGTCGTTCGACGACCTGTCCTTCGACGACACTTCGTTCGGCGAGGCGGAACCGGAATGCGACGTGACCGCGGTGCTCAAGAGCGTCGAACACCTTCACAATCTATGCTGA
- the nth gene encoding endonuclease III — MDTSKEEKSKRALEILSILESVYPDPKPLLDYTNAFELLIATILAAQCTDGQVNKVTPALFKTYPDARNLAAAPLPGLETIIRSTGFYRNKAKAIKNASAAIVERFGGEVPQSIDEMASLPGCGRKTANVVAGHCFGIPAIMVDTHLKRVADRLSLSTSANPDRIERELREIIPEEKQTGFSLHVNYHGRYRCKAKKPLCPECEITRFCPYPNKTA; from the coding sequence ATGGATACTTCAAAAGAAGAAAAAAGCAAAAGGGCGCTTGAAATACTTTCGATACTCGAATCGGTCTATCCCGATCCCAAACCCCTGCTCGATTACACAAACGCGTTCGAACTCCTCATTGCCACGATCCTGGCCGCGCAATGCACGGACGGGCAGGTCAACAAGGTCACCCCTGCGCTCTTCAAAACATACCCGGACGCGCGGAACCTCGCCGCCGCCCCCCTCCCCGGCCTCGAAACCATCATCCGCTCGACCGGATTCTACCGCAACAAGGCAAAGGCGATCAAGAACGCCTCGGCGGCCATTGTCGAACGCTTCGGCGGCGAGGTCCCGCAAAGTATCGATGAAATGGCGTCGCTTCCCGGCTGCGGCCGCAAAACGGCCAATGTCGTCGCGGGACATTGTTTCGGCATCCCGGCGATCATGGTCGACACCCACCTGAAACGCGTCGCGGACCGCCTTTCCCTGAGTACATCGGCGAACCCCGACCGGATCGAACGTGAATTGCGTGAGATTATTCCCGAAGAAAAACAGACCGGTTTCTCCCTGCACGTAAACTATCACGGCAGGTACCGGTGCAAGGCGAAAAAACCCCTTTGTCCCGAATGTGAAATTACCCGCTTCTGCCCCTACCCGAATAAAACGGCCTGA